From one Lolium rigidum isolate FL_2022 chromosome 4, APGP_CSIRO_Lrig_0.1, whole genome shotgun sequence genomic stretch:
- the LOC124646852 gene encoding GABA transporter 1-like: protein MSQTRGGAQEDLAGEADSVDREAISGTAEGGKGTWRHAAFHVATTIATPAAYAPLPFALASLGWPLGVCSLVIGTLVTWCSSLIVASLWQWNGEKHTSYRLLAKSIFGPWGYWYVSFFQQVASIGNNVAIQIAAGSSLKAVYKHYYTSEDGAAVTLQHFILLFGAFEMFLSQLPDIHSLRWVNATCTASTIGFAMTAISVTLYDGHRIDRKEVGYSLQGTTATKIFRGFNALGTIAFSFGDAMLPEIQSTIREPVRRNMYKGVSTAYMLIIMSYWTLAFSGYWSFGSEVQPYILSSLTAPAWAIVMANLFAVIQITGCFQIYCRPTYAYFEERIQAKNTRRKAWVWRLMYTSVYMAAITLVAAVMPFFGDFVSVCGAVGFTPLDFVLPALAFLKVGNMPKNPGLRQAIKALGSTVTVFFCVVGALACIGAIRAIVLDIKTYKFFHDM, encoded by the exons ATGTCACAGACGAGAGGTGGTGCCCAGGAGGACCTGGCCGGAGAAGCAGACAGCGTGGACAGGGAGGCAATCTCCGGCACCGCCGAGGGAGGGAAAGGCACCTGGAGGCACGCTGCATTCCATGTGGCAACGACGATCGCCACACCGGCGGCCTATGCTCCGTTGCCCTTTGCTCTTGCATCCCTTGGCTGGCCTCTCG GTGTTTGCAGCTTGGTCATAGGGACACTAGTTACCTGGTGTTCTAGCTTGATTGTTGCCTCTCTGTGGCAGTGGAACGGAGAGAAGCACACCAGCTACCGGCTGCTTGCAAAGAGCATCTTTG GTCCCTGGGGCTACTGGTACGTGTCATTCTTCCAGCAAGTGGCGTCAATTGGCAACAACGTCGCAATCCAGATTGCTGCTGGCAGCAGCCTCAAGGCTGTCTACAAGCACTACTACACCAGTGAAGATGGCGCCGCGGTCACGCTGCAACACTTCATCCTTCTTTTTGGCGCATTTGAGATGTTCCTCTCCCAGCTTCCAGACATACATTCGCTGCGGTGGGTGAATGCTACCTGCACCGCTAGCACCATTGGATTTGCCATGACAGCCATTAGCGTCACACTATATGATG GACATCGGATTGACCGGAAGGAAGTTGGCTACAGCCTGCAAGGAACCACCGCAACTAAGATCTTCAGAGGTTTCAATGCACTGGGTACAATAGCGTTCTCATTTGGTGATGCGATGCTGCCAGAAATTCAG AGCACTATCCGAGAACCGGTCAGGAGGAACATGTACAAGGGAGTCTCTACGGCGTACATGCTGATCATCATGTCCTACTGGACACTGGCGTTCAGCGGCTATTGGTCTTTCGGATCTGAAGTCCAACCATACATCCTGTCCTCCCTGACTGCTCCAGCATGGGCAATTGTAATGGCAAACTTATTTGCAGTGATTCAGATCACAGGTTGCTTTCAG ATATACTGCAGGCCAACATATGCATACTTTGAAGAGCGCATTCAGGCGAAGAACACGAGGCGCAAAGCATGGGTGTGGCGGCTGATGTATACCTCTGTGTACATGGCGGCGATCACCCTCGTTGCAGCGGTGATGCCTTTCTTTGGGGACTTTGTATCAGTTTGTGGAGCGGTTGGATTCACCCCTCTGGACTTTGTGCTGCCAGCCTTGGCGTTTCTGAAGGTTGGGAACATGCCAAAAAACCCGGGGCTGCGGCAAGCTATCAAGGCCCTTGGATCCACCGTCACCGTATTTTTCTGTGTCGTTGGAGCTCTGGCATGCATCGGCGCCATCAGAGCAATTGTGCTCGACATCAAGACCTACAAGTTCTTCCATGACATGTGA
- the LOC124706287 gene encoding pentatricopeptide repeat-containing protein At1g31790-like, with protein MTTRTRRLSALSKPPKPPSLPLFPRPKLPIPTTSSIDDPTNGKKDNSKELSMNTVPSRSSSGAGDVLRLMDVLCVAPDEDVYISLLKDSGDAAEAAAVHAHIKRAASPLPLPLANRLLLTYASCGDTVAARKVFDEMPIKNGITWATMVSAYSDGCFHTEAIRLFSRMSHQEHELAADLRGRSIVAVLRSCARLGELSFGEQVHALAIKTKRVCGDTGSSLLQLYCESNRLDSARQVLETMRCSSSQLEPVPEAAWTSFMTACHRDGLLDEAFRVFRDMVSSGDARSGFSLSTILAVCAGSEKHGCFGQQVHADAIKHGVETNQFVVSGLVHMYANHGRLADAAKAFEAVGGKPDAVCWNAMAMGYARGGWYREAARMVYQMKAAGIDPPGVNVVRMACSR; from the coding sequence ATGACAACAAGAACGCGGCGGTTGTCGGCCCTATCGAAGCCGCCAAAACCACCGTCGCTGCCTCTCTTCCCGCGCCCAAAGCTCCCCATACCCACCACCTCCTCCATTGACGACCCCACCAACGGCAAGAAAGACAACAGCAAAGAACTATCGATGAATACAGTGCCCTCTCGGTCGTCCTCCGGCGCCGGCGACGTGCTCCGCCTGATGGACGTGCTCTGCGTCGCGCCCGACGAGGACGTCTACATCTCCCTCCTCAAGGACTCCGGCGACGCCGCCGAGGCGGCCGCTGTGCACGCGCACATCAAACGCGCTGCATCTCCCCTCCCCCTGCCGCTAGCAAACCGGCTGCTGCTCACTTACGCCAGCTGCGGCGACACAGTggccgcccgcaaggtgttcgacgaaatgcccaTCAAGAACGGCATCACGTGGGCGACCATGGTGTCAGCCTACTCTGACGGGTGCTTCCATACCGAAGCAATACGGCTCTTCTCCCGCATGTCTCACCAAGAACACGAGCTCGCTGCTGACTTGCGCGGCCGTTCCATCGTGGCGGTGCTGCGGTCATGTGCTCGGTTGGGCGAACTAAGCTTCGGGGAGCAGGTGCATGCgctcgccatcaaaacaaagagGGTGTGCGGCGATACCGGCAGTTCGCTGCTGCAGTTGTACTGCGAGAGTAACCGGCTCGACAGTGCACGGCAAGTGCTTGAGACGATGAGGTGTTCTTCATCCCAGCTGGAGCCGGTGCCCGAGGCAGCCTGGACGAGCTTCATGACAGCTTGCCACAGAGACGGCTTGCTGGATGAGGCCTTCCGCGTCTTCAGGGACATGGTGTCCTCCGGTGATGCCAGGAGCGGTTTCTCCCTCTCGACCATCCTCGCGGTGTGCGCGGGATCCGAGAAGCACGGGTGCTTCGGACAGCAGGTGCACGCCGACGCCATCAAGCATGGCGTGGAAACGAACCAATTCGTCGTTTCTGGGTTGGTCCACATGTATGCCAACCATGGGAGGCTTGCCGATGCAGCAAAGGCGTTCGAGGCAGTCGGCGGCAAGCCTGATGCGGTGTGCTGGAACGCCATGGCCATGGGGTATGCCCGCGGCGGATGGTATAGAGAGGCTGCCAGAATGGTATACCAGATGAAAGCTGCTGGAATTGATCCTCCTGGAGTAAATGTGGTCAGGATGGCCTGCTCCAGATGA